From a region of the Helianthus annuus cultivar XRQ/B chromosome 5, HanXRQr2.0-SUNRISE, whole genome shotgun sequence genome:
- the LOC110940182 gene encoding ADP-ribosylation factor 1: protein MGIVFTRLFSSLFGNKEARILVLGLDNAGKTTILYRLQMGEVVSTIPTIGFNVETVQYNNIKFQVWDLGGQTSIRPYWRCYFPNTQAIIYVVDSSDTERLVIAKEEFHAILEEEELKGAVVLIFANKQDLPGALDDAAVTESLELHKIKNRQWSIFKTSAIKGEGLFEGLDWLSNTLKSGGA, encoded by the exons ATGGGGATAGTGTTTACGAGATTGTTTTCGTCGCTTTTCGGAAACAAAGAAGCTCGAATTCTTGTTCTAGGGCTTGACAATGCTGGCAAAACCACTATACTTT ATCGGCTTCAAATGGGCGAGGTTGTCTCCACTATTCCAA CGATCGGGTTTAATGTAGAGACGGTGCAATATAACAATATTAAGTTTCAAGTTTGGGATCTCG GTGGGCAGACCAGCATCAG GCCATACTGGAGATGCTATTTTCCAAATACTCAAGCCATAATATATGTGGTCGATTCCAGTGACACAGAAAGACTAGTAATTGCTAAAGAAGAATTTCATGCAATTTTAGAG GAGGAAGAATTGAAAGGTGCTGTGGTTCTCATTTTTGCAAACAAGCAG GATCTTCCTGGAGCGCTTGATGATGCTGCTGTGACTGAATCCTTGGAATTGCATAAAATCAAAAACCGTCAATGGTCAATATTTAAAACTTCTGCAATTAAAGGAGAAGGTCTATTTGAGGGATTAGACTG GTTGAGCAACACACTTAAGTCTGGGGGTGCCTAA